From Streptomyces chrestomyceticus JCM 4735, one genomic window encodes:
- a CDS encoding Xaa-Pro dipeptidyl-peptidase — translation MTPSARFPRIPWKALVAAVAVALLATLTGPASAAQASSGESRPVYSYDRAIRESVWVDTRIDGDSDGRTDRVAVDIVRPREPAQQGRRVPVIMDASPYYSCCGRGNESQKKTYDSAGRPVQFPLFYDNFFVPRGYATVLVDLAGTNRSDGCVDVGGRSDIQSARAVVDWLNGRGRAYDSRTGGKRVTAGWSNGDTGMIGKSWDGTIANGVAATGVEGLKTIVPIAAISSWYDYYFAKGAPLYNSGPDALANRVNSPEARLRCDAVQKKLAEGAPRTGDRTPLWTERDYVKDAGNVTASVFAIHGMQDLNVRTKHFGQWWDALADNGVERKVWLSQTGHVDPFDFRRSAWVPTLHRWFDHYLMGYDNGIDDEPMADVERAPDRWTTDRVWPAAGTSATTVRPRNGSAPGVGELGTRRAPHGATETFTDDPRLNEEDWAAQIDTSTPAKAGFTTKPLAEPLRLSGSGKVTVTATPSTTTAHLSAVLVDLGPDTIRNYGAAGEGITTLADRTCWGASTAGDSACYKETKADTLNVGHTVFSRGWADLGNWADPGKGRPLTPGKPYTITLDLAASDHVVPAGHRLALIIAGTDAGLIDPPSTTPRLTLDLARTAARLPVVGGGKALAAATAGTGGARIAPAPATGVEPSVPRRVPQAR, via the coding sequence GTGACTCCTAGCGCGCGGTTCCCCCGCATCCCCTGGAAAGCGCTCGTGGCGGCGGTGGCCGTCGCCCTGCTGGCCACACTCACCGGGCCGGCGTCCGCCGCCCAGGCATCCTCCGGTGAGTCCAGACCCGTGTACTCCTACGACCGCGCGATACGCGAATCGGTCTGGGTGGACACCAGGATCGACGGCGACTCGGACGGACGCACCGACCGGGTCGCCGTCGACATCGTGCGGCCGCGCGAACCCGCGCAGCAGGGCCGCCGGGTACCCGTGATCATGGACGCCAGCCCCTACTACTCCTGCTGCGGACGCGGCAACGAGAGCCAGAAGAAGACCTACGACAGCGCCGGACGGCCCGTGCAGTTCCCGCTGTTCTACGACAACTTCTTCGTGCCGCGCGGCTATGCGACGGTCCTGGTCGACCTCGCGGGCACCAACCGCTCGGACGGCTGCGTGGATGTCGGCGGACGCTCCGACATCCAGTCCGCGCGCGCCGTGGTCGACTGGCTCAACGGCCGCGGACGCGCCTACGACTCCCGTACCGGCGGCAAACGCGTCACCGCCGGCTGGTCGAACGGCGACACCGGCATGATCGGCAAGAGCTGGGACGGCACCATCGCCAACGGCGTCGCCGCCACCGGCGTCGAGGGCCTGAAGACCATCGTGCCCATCGCCGCCATCTCCTCCTGGTACGACTACTACTTCGCCAAGGGCGCCCCGCTGTACAACTCCGGCCCCGACGCGCTGGCCAACCGCGTCAACAGCCCCGAGGCGCGCCTGCGCTGCGACGCCGTGCAGAAGAAACTCGCCGAGGGCGCCCCGCGCACCGGCGACCGGACCCCGCTGTGGACCGAACGCGACTACGTCAAGGACGCGGGGAACGTCACCGCCAGCGTCTTCGCCATCCACGGGATGCAGGACCTCAACGTCCGCACCAAGCACTTCGGCCAGTGGTGGGACGCGCTCGCCGACAACGGCGTCGAGCGCAAGGTCTGGCTCTCCCAGACCGGCCACGTCGACCCGTTCGACTTCCGCCGGTCCGCCTGGGTGCCCACCCTGCACCGCTGGTTCGACCACTACCTGATGGGCTACGACAACGGCATCGACGACGAGCCGATGGCCGACGTCGAACGCGCCCCCGACCGGTGGACCACCGACCGCGTCTGGCCCGCCGCCGGCACCTCGGCCACCACCGTACGGCCGCGCAACGGCAGCGCCCCCGGCGTCGGCGAACTCGGCACCCGGCGCGCGCCGCACGGCGCCACCGAGACCTTCACCGACGACCCGCGCCTGAACGAAGAGGACTGGGCCGCGCAGATCGACACGTCCACCCCCGCCAAGGCCGGGTTCACCACCAAGCCCCTCGCCGAGCCGCTGCGCCTGTCCGGCTCCGGCAAGGTGACCGTCACCGCCACCCCCAGCACCACCACCGCCCACCTCTCCGCCGTCCTGGTGGACCTCGGGCCCGACACCATCCGCAACTACGGCGCGGCGGGTGAGGGCATCACCACCCTCGCCGACCGCACCTGCTGGGGCGCGAGCACCGCCGGTGACAGCGCCTGCTACAAGGAGACCAAGGCCGACACGCTGAACGTCGGCCACACCGTCTTCAGCCGCGGCTGGGCCGACCTGGGCAACTGGGCCGACCCGGGCAAGGGCCGCCCGCTGACCCCCGGCAAGCCCTATACGATCACCCTCGACCTGGCCGCGAGCGACCACGTCGTCCCCGCCGGGCACCGGCTCGCGCTCATCATCGCCGGGACGGACGCCGGCCTGATCGACCCGCCGTCCACCACCCCGCGCCTGACCCTGGACCTCGCCCGCACCGCCGCCCGCCTGCCCGTCGTCGGCGGCGGCAAGGCGCTGGCCGCGGCCACGGCGGGGACCGGCGGGGCGCGGATCGCACCGGCGCCGGCGACCGGCGTGGAGCCCTCCGTTCCGCGCCGCGTACCGCAGGCGCGCTGA
- a CDS encoding M1 family metallopeptidase yields the protein MRHRLIVPGAAALSLLLAIPASAASYAPGAPGAGDSYYPESGNGGYDVSHYDLRLKYQPTTDLLEGTATLLAKTTQDLNRFNLDFGLKVSEIRVNGKKATFATSGKHELEITPATPLPKGKDISVVVRYAGKPSELKIDGYSAWHRTPDGGVIAQEPDSAVWWFPSNDHPTDKATYDISVSVPDGNQALSNGVLLSQTSKLGWTRFNWRSDKPQAPYLTTLAVGKFDVTKDTTASGLPVINAVSKDLGSYEGSARASIERTTEVTEWLESVFGPYPFNSVGGYVPNVKAGYALETQTRPFYGKEAFANGTNVSVVVHEIAHQWYGDSVSVKDWKDIWVNEGFARYSQWLWSEKEGEGTGQELADYVYAQHPADDPFWKVKPGDPGPDNQFSGAVYDRGALTLQALRNEVGDRAFFGLLKSWPTDKKYGNASVQDFVTYAERKTGKPLAALFDTWLFQPSKPSAPALKKAFGARSAAPAKAPAQPKSWKSIQATNTVHETGHGHRH from the coding sequence GTGCGTCACAGACTCATCGTTCCGGGTGCGGCCGCCCTCAGCCTGCTGCTGGCGATCCCGGCTTCCGCGGCCAGTTACGCACCCGGCGCTCCGGGCGCGGGCGACTCCTACTACCCCGAGAGCGGCAACGGCGGGTACGACGTCTCCCATTACGACCTGCGGCTGAAGTACCAGCCGACGACGGACCTGCTGGAGGGCACGGCGACGCTGCTCGCCAAGACCACGCAGGACCTGAACCGCTTCAACCTCGACTTCGGCCTGAAGGTCAGCGAGATACGCGTCAACGGCAAGAAGGCGACCTTCGCCACCTCCGGCAAGCACGAGCTGGAGATCACGCCGGCCACGCCGCTGCCCAAGGGCAAGGACATCAGCGTCGTCGTGCGCTATGCGGGCAAGCCGTCCGAGCTGAAGATCGACGGCTACTCCGCCTGGCACCGCACGCCCGACGGCGGAGTGATCGCGCAGGAGCCGGACTCCGCCGTGTGGTGGTTCCCGAGCAACGACCACCCGACCGACAAGGCGACGTACGACATCTCCGTCTCGGTGCCGGACGGCAACCAGGCGCTGAGCAACGGCGTCCTGCTGTCGCAGACCTCCAAGCTCGGCTGGACCCGCTTCAACTGGCGTTCGGACAAGCCGCAGGCGCCGTACCTGACCACGCTCGCGGTCGGCAAGTTCGACGTCACCAAGGACACCACGGCCAGCGGCCTGCCGGTGATCAACGCCGTCAGCAAGGACCTCGGCTCCTACGAGGGCTCGGCGCGCGCGAGCATCGAGCGCACCACCGAGGTCACGGAGTGGCTGGAGTCGGTCTTCGGCCCGTACCCGTTCAACTCGGTCGGCGGTTACGTCCCCAACGTGAAGGCCGGGTACGCGCTGGAGACGCAGACCCGCCCGTTCTACGGCAAGGAGGCGTTCGCCAACGGCACCAACGTCTCCGTGGTGGTGCACGAGATCGCGCACCAGTGGTACGGCGACAGCGTCTCGGTCAAGGACTGGAAGGACATCTGGGTCAACGAGGGCTTCGCCCGCTACAGCCAGTGGCTGTGGTCGGAGAAGGAGGGTGAGGGCACCGGCCAGGAGCTGGCCGACTACGTCTACGCCCAGCACCCGGCCGACGACCCGTTCTGGAAGGTCAAGCCGGGCGACCCGGGCCCGGACAACCAGTTCAGCGGCGCCGTGTACGACCGGGGCGCGCTCACGCTGCAGGCCCTGCGCAACGAGGTCGGCGACCGGGCGTTCTTCGGGCTCCTGAAGTCCTGGCCCACCGACAAGAAGTACGGCAACGCCTCGGTGCAGGACTTCGTGACGTACGCCGAGCGCAAGACCGGCAAGCCGCTCGCGGCGCTGTTCGACACCTGGCTGTTCCAGCCGTCCAAGCCGTCGGCCCCGGCGCTGAAGAAGGCGTTCGGCGCCCGGTCGGCCGCCCCGGCCAAGGCACCGGCGCAGCCGAAGTCCTGGAAGTCGATCCAGGCCACGAACACCGTGCACGAGACCGGCCACGGTCACCGGCACTGA